The Stieleria maiorica genome includes the window AAATTGTCCGAATTGTCGAAGTCGAAGTTAAAGCTCGGACCGAAGCGGCGCAGAGCACTGCAATTTCGCAAACGACACAACCTTGGGTGGACTTGGTCAATCCAGCCCTACCTGAACGACATCCCAATTTGTTCGTCGATCGCGACGAGGACGGAAATCCCATTGATGAGAACGGAGATCCGTTTGAAGATTGGGAGCCGGAAGACCTGAACCCACCGGATCCTTCCCTATGGCATTTTGGCGGTCACTACGTAGGCGCAAACCGCGCTTTCGATTCGGTCGGAGGAACGGCGGTCGACCTCGCAGGCGGATCGTTCCTTGTCGATCACGGCGTGATCCTCGATGGGTCCGGCGGGGCGTCGGAACTGGGGTTGCCGGGTCTGATTTATGACTCATCGACCGTCTACACTGATGACCATCGCCCGGTCGTTGTGGCAAAGATCGCGAAACCGGACGGTGTGACGGCCAATCAGGTCAAAGCCAAACTGACTTGGTACGACCATGTCAACCAAGAACAGGTCAATTTGCGGACGCCCTACGGAAAGCCTTATGTAACGCCCGAGGACAAACGCGAGTTTACTCTCGACTGGACGGACAATTCGGCAACCATCGCGATTCCCGCTGAGGTTACTCCTCTCTTCTCAGGCCTCTACTCCTGGGAGCTGGAAGTCGAGTTGCCATTCGGGACGTTGGTCACACACGGTCAGTCGCCGGTCATTGTCAGCCAGACGGTGGAGCCCGGTGACTTCAAGGACCAGAGCCCCGTCAAATGGGAGCAGAGTGCGGTGTTCGGCGAGGGATGGGCTTTGGACGGCGTTCCCACCCTTACGCTCGATCGATTTGATCGCGACGACCACGTCGACAACCGCTATGACGACCGAATCCTTCTTTCTTTCCCAGGCTCCGAGACACGCATTTTCGACCTCAGTGCTTACACGTCCGGCGCCCAAATGGAACTCTCCAGCCTGCAACCAGGTGGTAAAACAATCAGCGAACATACGTTCGCCGACGTCCAGGAATACGGCACGCTGACAGCGCGGTCGGCCCAATACGGACGAGAACCTCACGATAGTGAATCCGGGTTGCCCGACGAGTTTGTTTATCGCATGGGCGACGGTACGGAATATGTCTTCTTTCGATACGATGTGAAACCAAATGACTCGGAAACAATCCGAGTTCCACGTTACCTGTTGAATCGAATTGAGCTCCCGGGGATCGACTTCGATCCGGCTTCCGATCCCCTGGACGCCGCCTCGACGGAGCGTCGAGGCGTCGTGTTCAATCGTGAAGACGACAAAGACAATGCGTTCTTTGGACGACTCGTCGGCATCGTTGCATCCGACGGCGCAGAGACAACCGTCTCCTACATTCCTGAAGGTGCTCCCAATGGTGGTCAGGAAGGGTACGTCAAAGACTTCAAGTACGAAGTCCAAGTTCAGGACGAGAACGGCAATGACGTGACGAAGGTGCGTGAAGTTGTGCTTGATGTGACGGGGGACAAGCTGAGAAGCGTGACCCATCTCAATGAGGCGCCGATGGACCTGGCCGGGATTGCGGCGCCTGACGTCGTGCGGACGTTTGAATACGGCGATGCCGCAGATGACACAGATCCCTTGAACGATGGGTTACTGACGAAGTACGAGTGGGGATCGGACCGGCAGACCGTCTTTGAATACGCGCACGGTTTAACGCATCAGACCGGGCTGGCGCAAATCAACTATGGGGACAGTGATATCGTTTATGAGATTGTTCCCGGCGTGTTGGGAGCAATGCAAAGGAGCCGCAATGGTAATGGTTCGGCAAACAGCGCGACATCGAGCGTTGTGATTTTCCCGCTGGTTGGCGAGTCCCGCGTCGATCCAAAGTACAAGAAGTACGATGCGTCTAATCCAGATGGAGCCGACGTTCATGGCAAGGTGATTGATGCCAACAACTACGACATCCACGGTCGACTTCTTCAGGTGCGAAATATTTTTGGCGTTGACTCGGAGTCAACAACGCTCTCCGACGTCAAGTACAAGCTCAACGCAACGGGTGACGCAAAAAGGATCGAGAACGTCAAGGCGGAGTCAATCACGCATCTCCGCTACGACTACCAAATCCCGGATGCCAAACGGGAGCCCGTCGACCAACCGCCTTCCGCGGAAGCACCTAATGGCATCAAAGAATCCAATGTCTTTGACATGGACGACTACCGCGGCAACGTCACCCACATCGTGACGCCGTTGTTGACGACCATCTACGAATACGAAACGCGAGATGATATGCAGGATGCAGTGGGTACGGTCATGGTAGCGTTGACGGTGTACAACAAACCATTAGCGTCAGCATCTCCCGCCGTGGTCAATCCTTACTTGCGCACCGAATATGCTCGGCAGAAAGATGGCCGAATACTTACGATACGCGAGATCCGAAACGGATCCGATGCCGACGGAACTGGTCCGGTTTCTAAGAAAGACGAGGACCGATTGGAAACTTGGTCCTACTACGGAACCGAAGGAAACGGTCAACTGAAGCAACACATCGACGCGCGCGGACTTGTCACGAACTATCAGACCTATTTCCGTGCTAAATCGGCCACAGTAGAGGTGCCATTTCTGGGGATCACCTCGGCCGTTGCCTATGACAGCTTTGGCTACTCCAATACCAAGACCGACAGCGCCTCTGGCAGCAATATCCAGATCGAAGACTACGATTATGACAGGGTCGGTAGGCTGCGCCGCAGTCGCACTGTGAATCCGGACGGTTTGGTGATATCGGAAGATTTTCTGGAATACGCCGCCGACGGCAACACGACCAAGTCTACTCAGGTTCAAACGCCGACGCTCTACACCTACGAAGCTAGTGGTGAAGCTCCCGCCTCTGCCAATCGTGTCGATACGATTTCGGTGTGGAATAGAGCGGGACTCTTAACGTCCGTCACAGCCGCGGCTGGCCAGACCTACAAGGCAGCCGTCACAAACGACCCGGCCCAGGATCCACCCGTCGATATCCAACAGACCACGCACTATTCCTACTATGCCGATGGCTCGATGAAACGCACCGAGCTTCCCGATTCCTCCGACCAGCGATTCTTCATCCAACCTGATAGCCAATATGTAGACCCAGAATCGCTGCACATCGGCCCGGTCCCGCCGCCAACTCCGGTAACAACGACATGGGTGACAACTTCGAAGGTGCGCGATGACGATGCATTCGGCGAGGACGTTATGCGTACCGATGTTGACCGGACTGGACGCCAGATTGCCTCACACAACCTGCTTACCGGTGAACGATCGCGGCTCTCCTATCCTTCGACGTTTTCGAGCGATCCGAACAAAGTTCAGCAACTGGTCAATCTAGGAACGTATTCCGGAGGCACTATCTGGGTCACAAGTGCCCTCCTGAATGACTCGCTCGGTCGCCAGCTGTCCAAGGTAACTCTCGGCAATATAGCTCAGAAACCGAGTGCTCCTGTCGTGACTGACTACGATGAGCTCGGTTATGTCTTGGAGACCACTATTCACCCCGAACTCGTGAACTCTCCTGCGATTCAAAACGGTTTGCCGGTCTTCGTGCAGCAACCGGTTTCGACAGAGTATGTCAATAACGCTTCAGGGGACGTCGTAAACGTAACCGAAAATCGCTTCACTTACGATGGCAGCGGTTGGAACGAAGTCCCAATCGTAACATCGTTCACTTTTGATCAGGCGGGGCGATTGACTTTGGTCGAGGACCCACTCTCCGGCGACGAACCCAATACCGTCGATGCGAGCAACGTCTACACTTTCTTTAATGGTTGGCTCGAAGTCAGATCGACCAACCGTAACCAGGTCGAAACAGTAACCTATTTTGATGGACTCGGGCGGACGGTACAGGTGGATGACCACCTTGGAGGTGAGACCCACTACGAGTTCGACACCGCCGGTCGGTTGGCAAAGACGTACACAATCAATTCCGGCGATCCCTCATTCAGCAGCCGCCGGGCCGAATATCTCTACGACCAATTGGGGCGACAGCGCGCGGTGATCCTTGGAACGGGCACCGATTCGATCTTTACAGCTACTGATTATTACGATGCAATCGACCAATGGAATCTGGTCACTCTGCCGGCAATGTCCGGACGTCCCGAAGACATCTCGGCAAATCTTGAAGACTTCGCAACCAAGGTAAAACTGGATGCTGCGGGTAATACATTTGAGATTCTGTCGCCTTCATCTGGAGAAGTCACTCGAGTGGACGGAAATCTAACCGACTTCAACTCCTATGTGACCAGAATCAACTATCAATATGACAGTCAAAATGTCACGTTGAAGACTGAAACTACGATCGAGAACGCAAAAAACGATGATCTACTCAACGAAAACGCAGTGTTCTGGTCCCTGGTTAACTCTCGGGGACAACAATTGGAGTCGTATCACCCGCTCTACGTAGGCCAGGCGGTATCAAATCCGACACCCGAGAAGCATCAAGATTTTTCTTACGATCCGCAGGGTCGTCTCGTCCTCGTTCAGGACCAACAGGGCAGCGGCACTCGCTATGGCGATTTCGATCCGATAACGGGAAAGGCCCTAACGGTGAAGTCAGGAGATACCGTCTCCGGGCTCAATTCAGCGACTCGGTATATCTACGATTCCGCAGGCCATGTGACGCGACTGACGGTTGGCGATTCCCCAGACATCAATACGACTTACGATGAGTTGGGACGCAAGATCAACGAACAATCACTTGTCAAGCTGGATGTTGGTCAGGCGAATGCAAGTTCTGTCCAGCGACAATGGAAGTATGGGGGATTAATGACTCGTTACACGAACCGTGATGGCGAGGTTATCGTCACACATGCTGTGCCCGGATCCCCCGTGCTGTCGCGATATCTTTTCGATCCCAATACGCTGGCACCGTTCGACGACGACGACCTGCCGGAGGGTAACGATTGGACTAGCAACGAAACTTGGGGAGCTGCCGCTACGACGAAGCAGACATTCACGACGAATGCTCTTGGCGAAACAACCAAAGCGCAACAGACTGATGACGACTCCAGAACCGCCACCGTTGAATTCGAGTTTAATTCGCTGGGCCGAGTTACCTCGGACACTCAAGTGAGTGCGGGGGGAGTTTACAGCGATCTTCCGAACATGATCGTTACTAACACCTATCATCCAGAAGGAATGCGATTGCTAGGGAATTTCTTTGTCAATTCCGAGTCGACCGGCATACCCGTTTTGAAAGAAACCGTAACGTTCAATAATGTAGGTGCACCTATATCGGTGTTCGCTGACCACGTGAGTTCCGAGTCCGCATATTGGGTTAATGGCAGCGTTGCGCAGGACCATACAATCGATTGGTACTTTAACGCCGACGGAACGTACCGCGAAACAAAACGGTATACCGGCATGGCGCTCCCGCGCGGAGTGTCACAGTTCCAATATGACGACAAGGGACGAACCGAGGAGCTCGAACATACGCAAAATGGTGCGTTGAAGATTGCCAATCACGGAATTTCCTATGCTTCCGAGTTGAACGTCGACACCCGATTTATGGAAGGTTTTGCCGCAAACGGCATGAACGGGATTCTCGATCACCTGCGAGACAATGACTTCGACAGTTTCGGACGATTAAAAGAATCCAAGGTGCGTTATGAGGCTGATCCGGCTCCACTGCTGGTCGATCAACAGTATGTTCTCGACTCCAATGGCAACCGAGAAAGCGAGGCCTCCATTGGGATTCATGGCAATCGCATCTTCCGCGATGCTTTCTACGAATATGAGTACGACAAGGAAGGAAGAGTCACGAGAAAGACACAAGTCTCGGGACTGACAGATGTTGTGATTGACGCGACCATAAGTGAGAAATTGAGTAGCCCATCTCCTGGCTGGACTGGAGCTGACGGAGTGTACTCGCCGGATAGCGATCCACCCATGCAGTGGCAGTCACACGATTCTACTGCAACCTTAACCGCCACAGAATCCAATGTCGAAGCCGGATACTACGAGGTTTGGAAGATTTGGAACCCAATCGTTGACCCGGATCCACTCGCCGTAGATCCATCTGAGGACCCAGGCACTGCAACTGTGACGGTATCGGTCGGCTCCCACGAAGTCATTTCGCGGTCGCTCTTTTTCGGGGACACTCCATCGGGGCGAGTCGATAGCTCCGGTCTCCAATGGGAACTGGTAGGAGGCATAACGCTTACCACTGCAACCGGGGTAGACGTTAAAGTGACGCCCGATGGTGACGGGCTGGTTGCATTCGACGCGATTCGAATTGTGCCCCGCAGGTTCACTGCTGAGTATGAATGGGACGCGCTCGGGCGACTCGCGCAGGCGACGATTGAGGATGCGATTCTGGGAGATGCAAACATCAAGTTCGGATACGATGCACTTGATCGCTTAATCTCGCGCGAGGTAACGAACTCACCGGAAAGCAGCGTCACAGGATATCTCTACGATGGCAGCGATGTGCAGTTTGAGACCAATCCGCAAGGAACAATAAGTCGATCGTGGCTAACATTCAATGGTGTCAACTACGCGGTTGATGTCTCTGATAGCGGCTACTCGCAAACAATCTGGATGTATGCCGACATCGAAGGGTCTGTCCGGTCACTCGCACACGTGGTCGATTCAAACTGGGAAGTATTACACCGCACATTCAGCGAAGACGGTTTGATCCTGTCCGGTGAGCACAAGGTCGTTGGAAATACAGGCAACCCACTGCTAATCAACGCACCGCAGATCTGGCGTGGGCAACTGTTCGACGATGAACTCCTGCTCTATCATGGGGCGGGAGTAGGAGCTTACGATCCCGAAAACAACCGCTCTTTGATTGACCGCGGAGGCGCAAATGGCTACACAGCCTTCAGCACGTTGTCCTCCGTTACCATCGCTGGGTCAGTAAATCATACGACGCTTGCTGCGAATTTTGTCCAGGCGTTCAACACATACCGATCTGCGAACGCGGAAGCCGTTCGGTCGGCTGGAAGATACGTCGGCAATGTCATTCGTAACGACGCCTACGATCGCGCTTACGAGAGCGGTCACTATGCCGGCACGTTGACCGCCATGGAAGGGGCCGTCAAAGGCGCATTTGTTGAAGGGCTCTTCAATCTTGGGTCGACGCTTGTTGATCCGATCAGTACGGTCCAGGGGATCAGTGCCACAGCCAGCGGCTACTACGACGCCGGAGGGGGCGGACTCAATGGTGTCGCGACCGCGGCCGCCGGATTGCTCGGATTGACCGGAATCGGTGAATCTTACTACGGAGTTGACATTCTCACCGGAAACCAACTGTCATCCGATGAGCGATTTGACCGCGGTGTGATGGGCGTTGCTTCAGCGATGTCCTTTGTGGGTGGTCCGGCGACGACGTCGCTCGGTCGCAACGCCATCCTGGCGGCAGGGCGCAGTTCAAGAATGGGGCGAATCGCCCAGTACCGGCACTTCCGCGCCAAGACCGGTGCATCAAGTCTTGCTAGGCAATCGATGGGAATTGGCGCTAGCAAACACAGTAAGTGCTTTGTTGCAGGGACACCCGTTTACGTGCCAATCGATCCCGACGATCGACTTGCCATGGCCATGTTGGGGGCAAGCACCACCAACATGGCAATCGGCGCCGGTTGGCGTCTGCCGGCGGGGATTGGGGCCGGTGTGTTCGGCTTGGCTACACTCGCAGCCTCAGAGTTTTACGCAGCGCGAACGCGACGGCGCGCCCAGGAAACTCGCGATAGCCGTTACGGCGACGACGATGTCTTCGCAAACAACGAATCTTGGCTCGATCAGGTCGAGCTGCTGTGGGGGCAAGGCGGCCTTGGTGCGGGTGACACAAGTTTTTCAGGATCGATCGAATCAGCTGCGGATCAGGTCGCCAATGAATTGGCGGCAGTAATGGGCAATCGAGGGAGGCCCAGGTTTGCATGACGAACGTTTGAATTCGTTTCGTGAATTTGTTTCATACCTCTGATCCGCTCAACACATCTTTCCGGTAACTGTCATGTCCTCAAACCCTAATCACGACCGTATCCGCCGAATTCAAATCGTCGGTCGACTTACGGCTGTCACCGGGCTGCTCGTCGCTGCCTACTTGATGTTCGGTGCACCCGAGCGCCGGCCTCAACATCTTAAGGAGGCAGCAGCGTCGGATAACGCCGAGCAGCTCGTCTCGCTTTCTTCCGCGAGACCAATGCCGACCGCACACCCATTGGTCGGAACCAGGCCGATCGAAGAGATCTGTGTCGGCGATCGTGTCCTGGCGCACAACCCGGAAGTCTCCGACGAAGAACGCGCCTCGTGGAGCGAACCGGATTGGAATGATTGGCTGCAGCTTTCCCTGGTCATGCCCAAGGAGGACGGCAGTGAGCTGACGATCGAACTGCTGCGCAGCGAAGACTGGGTTCGATCGCAAATCAATTTCATCGTCGACGAGAAGGAAGACGCATCAACCGAGGTCGCGTTTCCCAAAGTGCCGACGATCGATATCGGCCAAGCGGAATTGTCGGTTCCGTTGTCTCCGTTGCGGCCCATCTTTCGTGATTTGGCGATCACGGATTTCGTCATTGCCGATGCGGGGTTGGAACTGGTCGGGTTGGCCGCGGAGATGGACCTTCCGGAGTTGGCGATCACCGGCCCGGCGGTGATCGTTGACCTTCGACCCGCACCGCAAGTGCAGCCGGGCACTGGCCGTGTCGTCACGGCGACGTTCCATCACTCCAGCGGCGACGTCATCGACCTGACCATCGGCGACCAAGTCTCCACCGAAACCATCGGCACCACCAGCAACCACCCCTTTTGGTCCGCAGACCGCGCAGAGTACGTCCAAGCCGCCACGCTAGAAATCGGAGAACAAGTCCAAACCCACGCCGGAGACACCAAACAAGTCGTCTCCAAACTCCCCAGACCCGGCCCGCAAGCTGTCTTCAATCTGGAAGTACACGGGGAGCACGTGTACTACGTGGGGGACCGAGGCGTCCTGGTCCACAATACACAACGCTACAATGGCACCGGTGCGTTTGGCCGCGACCCTGCCGCAAAGGTTGGAATCTCAGCCGAGCGAGCGGCGGAAATACGCAGTAATGCCCGACTAATGCTCCGGTACGTTAAGGAGATCGAGGCACATACTGGATTTCGCCTTGGTCGGAAGCAGAGAAAGGAAATCATAAAACATTTCCGAGAAAATGGTGACGAAATCCAATTTCTCTCGCCGGAAGCCACCGAGGCCCACCGATGGACAAATTCGCAACTAAGATCCCTACGCAAACGATGGGCAAGGGAAACTCAACAAACTTGGCCCACATACACTCAAACCGAAATAGACACCGTGCCAAACATGAACGATGCGCGTAAAGTCGGTTGG containing:
- a CDS encoding polymorphic toxin-type HINT domain-containing protein translates to MFGAPERRPQHLKEAAASDNAEQLVSLSSARPMPTAHPLVGTRPIEEICVGDRVLAHNPEVSDEERASWSEPDWNDWLQLSLVMPKEDGSELTIELLRSEDWVRSQINFIVDEKEDASTEVAFPKVPTIDIGQAELSVPLSPLRPIFRDLAITDFVIADAGLELVGLAAEMDLPELAITGPAVIVDLRPAPQVQPGTGRVVTATFHHSSGDVIDLTIGDQVSTETIGTTSNHPFWSADRAEYVQAATLEIGEQVQTHAGDTKQVVSKLPRPGPQAVFNLEVHGEHVYYVGDRGVLVHNTQRYNGTGAFGRDPAAKVGISAERAAEIRSNARLMLRYVKEIEAHTGFRLGRKQRKEIIKHFRENGDEIQFLSPEATEAHRWTNSQLRSLRKRWARETQQTWPTYTQTEIDTVPNMNDARKVGWHYDAHEYIPNQFNAPHQWWNLVPARFPDRHQGGIHGTGAAYGEIVDRFGG